The Juglans regia cultivar Chandler chromosome 11, Walnut 2.0, whole genome shotgun sequence genome contains the following window.
AATtagagatggaggatgagattttgtgaattgtgtgctgtgaagacttgattgtgcatgtggtttgtATCGATATATGACTATGTGTGAATCTGttcgtgttatttatttattttttgtttgtattgtgTAATGTGTGTGAATTTTGATCATTGATGACTTGATTTGTGGCTAATTAATTttgattggaaccctaaattaattcaAGGTTCCAATTCGAAACCCTacctctaaattaatttaggatttcgaaaaactatattatatgtatttgactatgtattttattgattgtcattagacattgcataagaaaattataatatgttgtaAAGTCAcggatcataagggtgagacaattgggaaggtcTAGGAGGCCGCAGTAAATGAGTGGGGGTTGACCCGAattgttacagtcacagttgATAATGTCTCGTCTAACGATGTCACACTAGGACATCTAAAAACCTATCTTAGAGAAGCAAATAAGACAATCATGGATGGTTAGTGTTTGCGTGTGAAATGTGtggcacatattctgaatcttattATCACTGATTGTTTGAGGGGTCTTCATGACACGATTGCTCGGGTCAGGACTGCTATGAGATGGGTGAGATATTCTCCTTCGAGATTGGAGAAATTAAAGGTTGCTGCGAGGTCTGCAGGCATAACATCCAATAAGGGTCTTTGTATTGATATGCATATAcggtggaactcaacattttttatgttcGAAGTGGCACAAGAATATAAGCtagcatttgcattattgggtgacgaagacattcaatatgttaaatattttgatgatcacagggggattggggaaacctGTAGATGATGATTGAAAAATTGcatatatttttgtagagttttttaggtttttttgaGAAGTCACCACGACTCTATCTGTAACTTTGTACCATACATCACATCAATTTTGTCAGCAAATATGTatggtaaaagaagaattagatgacatagTCGCAGctggtcacattaggctgcagGAGATGACTTTAGTTATGAAGAtaaagtacgacaagtatttgagatattttactatggctgttattttgttatatgtggttGTTGTCTTTGACACTCAATTTAATGTGGATAGCGTGGTATTTGAATTGGGTCATGCGTACGGGCAAATATGGGTATAGCTTATTGCAGCTagggttcgggaaacccttaGTAGATTATTTGTTGAGTTTATCGTCATGTAGAGTGataatattgcggcacctacacctaccccccaCAAGTTCCATAAGCAGAGGTTGGGAAAATAAGTAGATTGGACTAGGGTGCGAGGTTGGAACAAACTCCCTTCATCCGGAGTTTTGTAGAGGCTCAGTAAAAAATAGACAGATATTTAGCAACGGAGCTTCTaccattttcacaaaatttcgatatattaagttgtggAAGGTGAATGCCGTGAAGTATCTCATCCTTTGAGAGATAACCTGCAATCTTTTGACCATCCATGTTAGCACCGTAACCTCAGAGTCGGCTTTTAGTACCAGAGggcgtgtattagattcatttcaaagttcattagctcctaccaCGGTGGAAACTTTGATTTGCACGCggaattggatcaagggaactccaattatTGTTCTGGATGTTCTTAAGTATaaggaggccgacgtcgaggagaagtgtggtgatcagtctggatctggtaaTTGTGGGacttgaattttattttctaatttattattaaatttatttattttcatttaatcggcattcattaatttcatttcaaatttaattgttatagtgatacatgagacgacATCTACGGCTACCTCTaatgcagtatgactttgtgTATATTAgactcaccattgccatggttttcacaatttgtcccttaattatttttagtcTCACAGTAGTCGACACAACTCACCGGCACGGCGCTACTTCAAATTAATCAAattgaaatgttatgattttgttaatttacaattaattagaatgttgctacaataattaatagtacaatttttaatatttaatatttttataggagtttgtaatattgtaatagtttattaattttcttaatttgtataattataaattgtagGTTAatgccttagtgatgattattacttaatacttaatattattagtaacGTACGTTTGGATGATAAAGTCATCTAAACTAATATCAATTCATCActacaacatttttaaattttaacataaaatataataaacaattcaattttttcaaatctcaaaataataataatattaaaaataatattctataaaaattttattatctcaactcaacataactcaactcagttcaacatctaaacgcaggtAATAGCCaataattatatctatatattttattttttgttttcatttttaaaatatatttatttattttagttaaattatggCCCCATAGTGACTCAACAATAGATTCTAAGCCATTTATGGTCCGGATAACTAAATTGGACCGAAGGCCCATTAGGAAGGGGGGAAACGAATGGAGGTCCATCCACGCATCCTGGGTAGCGGACGAGGTACCCCGCCCCTGTCCAGTACGGGAAAAAATTCCCATGCGCGGGGTTGGGAAGGAGTGGCCCTACTCCGTAGGGGCAGGTAACACCCCTATTTTCGAGTCCTTCCCTACATCTCCATGAGAAATTACGAATGCATGTAATTATTAGGGtctcgtttgaatttaaaaattatttcatcttatctcatatttacaattacataaaatataataaacaatttaatttttttaaatatcaaaataataataatattttaataatatttatttcaatttttattcatgGCAGGCAGTATGTAATTAAAATTGTCACTAGATTCTTATATTATCACTAAATGTCACGTAATTAAAATTGACATGACAGTCTGTAATACGTAGTTTCTTAACAACTAATTCATTACATTCTATACCgctattaaaaaattgtagagagaaatgAAACAGTTGTCAGACATGTGAAGAACTGAAGAAGTCGCAATGatattctttataatttctttacaattcatcttaaaatcaattaatataattgtataatttcGTTAAAAAggattgtgatattaaatgactattctttatttaaaatagagttataaaatatttataaaaaataacaagctTATCATTTTCAGTAAAATAAAACAGATATAGTGTATTCTCGAGTGACGTTGCCCAAATCACACGAAACTTCACgttttgtttaaagaaaaattattctttattaattactattcattatttcatatcttataaaaaatatccgcatactgtatataaaaaaaaaattatagatataaagtataaaaataaataataattgatatgtaaaatttattatatttaaaatttaaatctctatacaaaagaATAATCCAATGCACTTGAATTAATAGCAGAAACTTCTGCGATGATTTCATCTGTATGCTGTATGCAGCATCCCACGAATTCTGATCACACGATGGGTTTGATTTTGAGCCCTGCTGAGGACATGGTTCACGTGTCCCTAATGgctaatatttttgtttgatatgtCTACCTATTCAACCATCCATCATGAACAGAACAACTGTTGTAGAAATTAATCTTTGAAAGTACGGGTCTCTATTTCAACGGCAATGATTAAATGTAACAACGTAATTCAATAAGGTCCATTTCTCTCGTTTAAagcatttaattaaatttgaacgAGGTGGTATCCTTTAATGTCGTCTGGAGaataaaaacagagagagagagagagagagagagagaattaaaatTAAGGATTGTTATTGTTGAGGTGGCAGTTGAGTGGTCGGTGAGGGAAACACTTGGGGCTCTGTTTAGTTTGGAGTCCATAATTTCAGTAGCAAGACTTGTGTTCGGGTTATTGGGACCTCTGATTTTATGGGTTATGGCCTTCCAATTCGATATTTGGGGTTATTGGAAATTGGGACCTCTGACTTTCACAACACATAAATTGCTCTTAATAATCTATTTCTTATTCATTGCGGTCCACACCAGCTTGtctttaagaaattatatataggacatgaaataaatttttgttagaGAGAGGCAAATAACTGCACCTAGCTACGAATCATTTATGATCAAACCAACCAGCAGCcctcgaatatatatatatatatatttatttatataatatctaaaaGATGTGGGAACACGTTACGAATTAAATACAAAGTTTTTCTATGAATTACGAGCAGGCTGCACAGACAAGGCCCTTGCGTTGAAAGTCAGAAACTTGTCGGTACGGATATATGGATTAACTTCTTCAATTATGACGAGGTTGATTTTACCGTGAAGTGAAGTGTGACTCCTTCTTTACACAAGtggaatttttaaatttacacttACGATTTTGATCGATTCATTCCGACGATTTCCTTCACGTTGTACGCACGTGTGATTTATCGACACATCTCATccttatcttctttctttttcgtcTTACCTACTTCACGCGCCCTTAGTGCTCACTTTCAGCTGGTTTTAATTCTTGAATGTGCGTTAGTTACGTTTGAATTATGTGTTGATATCAATtcattatcataatttttttttaaattttaatataaaatataataaataattttaattttttaaaattttaaaataataataatattaaaatttaatattctaataatattttgtcatctcaattcaactcaatatctaaacgtaacaggcctcgtttgttttaaaaaaatcttttctcatttcatctcatctcatcattataatttttttaacttataatataaaataaaataaataattcaattttttcaaattttaaaataaaaataatattaaaaaatatattttaacaattttttatttaattttttaattttaatttcatctcatctctaaaaataaatgaatctttaatctcaattagattttattttagatttattctaagatctaaatataaaattctaaaatcactaaacatcatttcatttcaaatttatttacatgcaagacttataattttttttttaactcaacactttcttatatataaaatttataatattttttaattttttataaatacatctaaattaattttaaataaaattataaaacacattttataatttcaacttattactatttattaaaataataataactgaTTTTCACGCATTTGGCAGCAATCAATTTACAAGCAAAATCTGTCCTAAAAAAGGAGCCAACGTGATTGCGAGGGTCGTCTACAGTTTATCAAATTGTCGAGTGCGTGAACGCGGTGACTCAGCATGGTCAGCTTGTTCTTATCTCTGGTTTTCTTATACGGCTTCGCACCTAGATTCTATTCCACCAATCACCATGTCCTTCGGGCTCGCACCTAGACTCTATTCAATCCAATCTGCTTCTACAAAACCTAGTCTCCCACTCCCACTGCGTCCCCCCCATTAATTCCCtgcttcccctctctctctagattCGTCGAGAAGGTTCTCTCTCCTTATCCATTTGTCTAAAACCACGCGTTCAGACCTTTGTTCACTTCCTGAATCTCTTCATAGATAGTTCAGTCTGGGTCTTTTTAGCTTTGTTCTGCAGTTGGTTTCATTTTATTCCAAGCTTAAATATTCCTTCTGTCACTTATATCTCTTTAGCTTAAGAAGCGGAAGAATGAGATCAAGCAAGGGACAGTACCAAAACAAGTTCATGCGGTTTCTAACGACACCCATTAGGATTCTGGGCAAAGCAAGAGACATTTACGTGCGACGCATCACAGACTGCGCCACAAGAGTCAGCTACGGCCAGGCCATGGGCTGCTCGGCCGCGTTACCGAAGAGTTTCAGTGTCAGCTCGTCGAGGTCCAACGATGGTGACGATTTACGAGAGCTTATAAGAGCTGCCTCGGTTCGGACTTTGATCGAGAGCATTGACATGGATGCGATTCTAAAGCAGCAGGGGGCGGCGAATTCCACGGGATCCAAGGGGTTGCCCAAGTGCTCTAGCGTCGGCATGGGCAAGATTGATGAAGACAGGCCCTGTGATTTTGAAGGAGTTGGTTTTGGGGCGAAGGCGGATTTGCTGTATCCAAGAAGCAGAAGCTATGCTGTCACAAATACAAGCTCTGTGTTCTGAATCTTCTGATCCCCCCTTTCGCAGGCAGTATCTGGTGCGAGGGATTGCATGTCGGGGATtgtagtaataaataattactcCCATCTTTTGTAATATAGGAGGTGAACGAATTATTCATCACCCCCTACTATCCACCCCAACCTCTTCCTGAGTAACATTAAATATTGCtataccaaaaagaaaatgaaggtcGTATGGCAAGGCAATAATGAATCTGCAAAatggaattgattttcaacCTCCGGCCGACTGGAGTAAACATGACATTGACCAAACTTAAAGCATTGATCATAATATACTGTTGATGCGTTTGGGTTAGGTAATGAAAGTATTGGCTTCACACTTTCCCGTATCTGCGTCAGCATTGGCATTGCTGACTTTAAAATTCGACTAAAAGTTAAGTTTTtagctaaaataaaaaaaattaggtttcATTGAACTAtcctttaaaataataaaataatattatatattttaataatattttttttatattttataaatacgcCTCAGACTTGTTAGTCTCCTCCTCCTTAAGCCAAAAAAATCACATCCCTCAAATTACTTATGTGATCATTCATACATTGTCACAACTAGAACCAAACAACtgaactattattatatctTTTCAAGTAACAAATGGAAAGTAAAGACCAAATGCTCGATAAGGAATggttgaattaaaaatttcctCCACATATGCTCCTAATTCTATCAAATATAAGCACAAATCCACTTGAAGAAGTCTCTTACACTTATTATATTGCGTTTTACGTTTTCTGAGGAAGCACAAGACAAACATCACgaaacttcactttttttttctttttttggtgttTTCTCAGCCAAACTAAATAGGagtaaaattttcaataaaacgCATACAATCAAAATAAAAGGAGGTCACCTCTAGCGCCAATTAAGTAATGAATCCTAGAGACCATTCTCGAAAGAATTGAGCTTTGGTGCAATGGAACAATAGAATCCAGGATTTTTCTTGgacaagaaaacaaaggaaggAATGAAGCGAAGGGAAGCTATGGCTAATTCTTTCTTCCTTGGCGCAAGAAAATGGATGCAGATGGTAAGCTATAGCTAATGCTTTCTTCCTTGTCGTATGAAGGGTTTTCGACTTGGAAATGTATGTAGCGACAATGAGGGGCTCTAGGACAAAAAATCAAGAATGAGGGAAGTCGCACGCACCTGGGAAGAAGCCACCAACAAGGAAACTTCCTGCTTAGGTTTTTTGGACATAAGATGGAGAGAAATAGTTattctatatacagtcgttGGATACAACCGGCGTGCAGTCGTTCATGCTATGTTAGacacatattattattattttttcattttatctaaatatacATGTTCTCTCTTATCAGCTTTCTCTCATCagcacacacactctctctcatcaactatCTCTATATCTCGCTCCTCGGGTCGTTCGggttgtctctctctcatcagctcggtctttctctctcatcagctcggtctctctcatcaactctctcttaCAGCCTGGTAGTATTTCGAATTCGAGGAGTTTGGGATGAGTGATTTCCATATCAGCCCCATTTGCGAGCCGTTTGTACTAGGCGTTTGCAACAAGCgttttttagagagaaaatgGTGAATAAGGAAGAGTAGGATGGAGAGAAGAGTGAGAGAAATAGGGAACAAAACAGAAAATTTCGAGGGAAAGAAACAGGGTCGTTTGGACGGAGTTTTGttgaataaatttattcatttggTCTATGTACAATAACTCGTTAAATATGACCAGTGGATGCTTGTCACTATTGCTCAAAGCTATAGACTCATtcctttggctaatccaatacaAGTAGATTTGAGACAAACTCAGCAAATATTTAGATGGTATTGGACATTTGGCTAATCTAATAACAGTGTTCTGAACGGAATCttactaatttaaatatcttagaatgattttaataaattataattacattattagctatttaatttaaaatattagtttatacgagatttgttatatatatatatatatagttacaatTCTAACAAAATAGAGTGATTGCTGCCGGGCCATTCAGAAgaatttgaatatttgttttGTCCCTCAAATATTCATAACTCTTTAAGGCATGTTGAGATgatttcatctctttttatttcatcttatcttaacatccaaccatcatttaaatacatactttttaatttcaaattttaaattttttaatctaatcattacaattttatcaaacttataaataacacacaagaaataattcaatttttttaaatcctaaattaaaaaattatattataacgatattttaattttataatagttttatttaaaattttctctttcatttctcaaaatcttataaaatatcttaacttaaaatatttcactatcattcataaattattttcttattattcacaaatttttcacCTCATTTTAACATACAAACGAATATTCTTACAACCATGAGCACAGGGCAAGTAATTCAAGTCTAGattctctttaattttcagtgtagagagagagagaagaaagctGGTACTATTTTCTATCGAGTACTACCGTGATGGTAACTTATCCACTTGGCCAGCTATGAAAAAAACGACATTCACCTATTTCTATGCCGAATGATGTCCATTTTGATCCAAATATGTTGAAGGATCGCCATCGAACCCATAGTTTGATGCCAACAATACACCGAATGACAAGAGTCATGCATTATTTGTCAacatgtaaatataaaaaatattaaaaaaagagaaagaaaaatgtgatGGGCTCAGGGCCCAATATTCTTGGAGTCTTGGGGCCTAATAATCTGGAACCGCAAGGTTTTGGAAGCAGATATCCACTGAAGTAACAGCACAAGTAAGGAATAGTCCTGATTTGAAATAGTTAACAAACAGAGGGCGTGTAGATAAATGACATACAGCctacaagaaatgaaagataCAGGACAAGCGTCACAAGCATCCACTCAGCTCATGGTAACGGTGTTACCTGCAACACAAAACATTGCAGTTCATAGAATTATTCTATGGAAAAGTCTACTCTGCCGCCCCTACATATACCGCTCGAccgtttgtttttatttttatttttcagaaagTCTATTTTATctctctaagttgatatttttatttgaccgttggttaaattttttttttatttaataattaagaaattaattttaagtgcattaatatatattttttattttttaaatatatttaaatatattaaaaaaatatgaaaaaaaaaaaattttacgcTGGTCGGTATTCAAAATAGGGAGGTATAGTAGccgcattattattattttttattatttttttttacttaacgatgaataattttaagtatatttatatatttttttaatttttaaaaatataataaaaaataataaaaactcaaaaagtgACGTGAAAACCGAGAGCGAGCCCGACTCTTATTAGTACTTGTGAACAGTCATGAAAAAACATCTATCACTGTTTTTTAGTCAGTTTGGTCAAGTTCAATTGAAATACGATTCCTAGTAATGAAGGATAAAGATCCTGTCTATTTAGCTcggaataaataaaatattaaaatgtaagatatttaattcattttatttgttaattatgaCAAAATCATTGCGTCAAAGATCTTCTTGCCTTGTCTAGTcacatatacaaaaataaatattaaactttGACAAATTGCCTCAtacaagtaatttttttaacaaaaagtattacggttataattttttttttataaaaataaactcacgtATCATTAATgtgatttgttaaatttattttattatagaaataattttataatttaaattatcacATTAACTtacgtaaatttataaatttatttttataaaatattatacaaaacaTTTATCTTTTTCAACCGGATGACATTGGCAAATGTGAGGGAGAGGAGAATCCATGGACCTTCAAaggattttagaaaaagatattaaaacgtatttaaaattacttgttctatattttaggttttttaatattaattaagatatcAGAAAGCACGAAAAAGTTAAAACCTTTCCTAGTTAAACACTCAAGATCTCATCACATTGAAATCATGTTTTCATCACTAGTAAAATATCTCAAAGACATTATTAGATACCTCACTTATTCCATATCAAAGCTAGGTTTGTCGGGAATGCATTTCATTTCTACTGTCGCAATCGAGATGCATTGTCCACGGCTATATATTTTGTTGTTGCATTCATTATATCCTTttcccatttatatataaatatatgtcgCATATGAACATAAAATGGGACCGCTCATTTGCGGATTGTCTTTTCATCATAAGAAAAGCCATAATATTGCAGCTTCGATGGCTACGTACATATATAGCTATCCGCCTCACCATAAACCACTCGTTTAGGCTCCCAGGCCACTCCCTTATCCAACATCCATCCATGTTCTTTACCGCATTTATTAATTAGCTTCAAGACGACGACCATGGACGTCCTCAAAAGACCTCCAAAACCAAATGCACTAACGATGTTTGGTTCAATTTGCATTCATTCTCTTCGGTTTCGCATGTTAATGGCTCTTCTACTTCTGAATCTTTTACAAGTTTGCTCGGAGCTTGCATTCTCTGGAGGCTCGATGGTTAAGTTTCTTCCTGGTTTCCACGGACCTCTTCCTTTCGAGCTTGAAACTGGGTGAGTTTGAGGCAgtctgtatataaatatatatatatatatagatatatatatatatatttatatatctccGGTTATAAAAGACTTCTTTTATATCtgtccttttttatttgaagcAAAAGATCATGCCATATAAATTCTTATACGATGTGACGTCAATATgaatgaataatgttagatatgtGGGAGTGGGTGAATTAGAGGATGTGCAGCTCTTCTACTACTTTGTTAAGTCGGAGAGAAATCCTGAAGAGGACCCCATCCTGCTCTGGTTAACCGGTGGCCCTGGTTGCTCTGCTTGGTCCGGTCTCGTGTTTGAAATAGGTGAGAGAAGCTAGACGTACGTGCGTAGACATGTACCAGTGCTTTCAAATTACTTGTTTTTAGGCTTCgttttgtttggatgttacaaatatcttaaattattttagaatattgaatgatagtaaaataatttataaataattatagaatagtagtaaatagtaataaattgttCGTAAAGTGGTGAATAAATtgtttatgaataattatgaaGTAATCTAATAACAGCCCGTtgccaaacacagccttaaatGCACAAGGAACGAAAGTTTGTACAACAAATTTTGCTTAAAAACATACTCATGTtcatttaagtaaaaataagaggaTGTTTCCCAGTTTGTACAGGGAGCTCAGATCTGCATGCAGAATtataatactcataaaaaatcatttaaaaccatATATCCTCTGAGATGATAGGGCGTCCGGATAAACTCAAGTGGGTCCAATTAAGTGGGTGCGGAGTGATCATGATCAGTGGGCGAgtaatcattaattaataaataaacaaattaatatatcgaTGTCCCATGCAGTTAGTTGATCATCAAGACCGTTgaatagaacaaaaaaagttGATTATCTCTCGATTTTGTAGGTCCATTGAATTTTAAGATGGAGGAGTACAATGGAAGCCTGCCGGAGTTGGTCATAAATCCATATTCATGGTCAaaggttaaaatattttcctagtGCTGGGGCAAAGTTTCCCTgaatttgttttgcattttgacGTACGTACACACACATGATATCTATATGTATAAGGATGATTTGGAAGCCGGTGATGATTGCATGGCGCAGGCATCTAGCGTAATATTTGTGGACTCGCCTGTTGGCACTGGATTTTCCTACGCAAAAACTCCAGGTGGTTCCCTGACGGGCGACTTCAAGCAAGTAGACCACCTCCATCAATTTCTCATCAaggtatatatatgcatgtgtgtgtgtttatatatatatttatatatatatatatataggcat
Protein-coding sequences here:
- the LOC109007171 gene encoding uncharacterized protein LOC109007171: MRSSKGQYQNKFMRFLTTPIRILGKARDIYVRRITDCATRVSYGQAMGCSAALPKSFSVSSSRSNDGDDLRELIRAASVRTLIESIDMDAILKQQGAANSTGSKGLPKCSSVGMGKIDEDRPCDFEGVGFGAKADLLYPRSRSYAVTNTSSVF